From the Hemitrygon akajei chromosome 24, sHemAka1.3, whole genome shotgun sequence genome, the window ACAGTGTGCTTCATGATCAATTCCTCGTATTGTACAAACGTGGCGGTGGGGTTCCAGTCCTGTTCACCAGACCTAGAGCACCGCACGATCAAATGCTGTCCATTTTACCTGCCGTATATTTTAGCAATCTTTTTGGTAGCGATCCACATCCCCCGTCAGGCCAATATCAAGCAGGCTCTAGATGTCCTGCGTGATGTAGTCAACAGACATGAAGCAACACTTCCTGATGCCTTCCTCATCGTTTTGATCGATCTATCAAATCACCTGTAGTACCAGAGGAACCAACACACTGGTCCATTGTTACAGTACCATCAAGAGCGCTTACTGTGCTATCCCACACCCACACTTAGGAAGGAGTGATCACCTGACTGCACTACTTCTTGAGTAAAGACCGAGACCGAATACCGGAGCACCAGTGGTGAAGACTAGAAAGGTATGGACAGGAGAGGAACAGGAATGTTTctatcggtggactggactgtattcagggattcaactTTGAGTCTGAATGAGTACTCCAtagctgtcactgacttcattaaaacctgtccGTATGAGTGTGTGCTTAGGAGAACTTACACACATaaatcaaaagccgtggatgaccCAGGAGGTTCGTAGTCTTTTGAAGACCAGAGCTGTGGCATTCATGctggatgcacgtcaactctggcaagGTTTGTAGGCCATTACTTTCTAGAAAGCGAAATTCAATAGCATGGATGACAATGATACTTCACTCTCAGAAGAAATCAATGTCATTTATACccgatttgaaagggagaatataactacagctacgAGGATGCCTGCAGCACATGGTGACCCTGTGCTCCCAATCTTGGAGGCCGACGCCAGGTTTCTTTCAAGAggttgaaccctcgcaaggtgacagaccccaatggagtacctggaaaGGCTCTGAAAGCCTGTGCCAACTAATTGTCgggtgtgttcaaagacattttcaatcactCATTGCTACcgtcggaagttcccacctgcttcaaaagggtagcGATTAtctcagtgcccaagaagagtcaggtgagctgcctcaacgactatcatCTAGTAGCACTAGCATCCACGGTGATGAAATGGCCtgacaggttggttatggctaaaaTTAACTTattcctcagcaaggacctgggcctattgcaatttgtctatcaccaCTATAAGTCTGCAGTGGGTGTGATCTCACTGTGCCATtctaaatgatttttttaaatctgttttaGCCACTTCCTCTGGAGTCTCGCTCCATTGACCCACTACACACTGGAGGATGCAATTGACCTTTGGGTTTTCACTAAATCTTCTCCTCTTAGCATAAACCTGTCCGTCCTAGTTTTGGATTCTCCTACCCCGGGGAGAAGACTGTTATGATCCCCTTTATGAATGTCTTTCACAATTTTATTCATTTCGCTAAAGTCGCCGATCATTCTCCTATATTCCAAGGTCTGTCCTGGCGAACATCTGCTACACATCCGAGGCCTTATAGTTCTGGCAATATGCTGATAAATCTTTTCCATAAGCTCTTCATCAAGTTTTACCCTGCCTCTACTAAAAATTGGCAACCAAAACTGTATCCAAGAGAGTGCTCACCATCTGCCAGATAATGTCCTTCTCCTGTACTTTATTTTCACCACTCTGACTAACAGTGCCACAGCTTTAAACAAACTATCCGCTTGAATatccaggtccctctgttctattgcaccTCCTAGTGTCTCACCATTGTAAGTACACGTCTTACGGTCTCTTGACTCACCTCACAGTTAAATTCATTAAAATTCATTTCACACCCGTTGGCCAGCTTCATTAACATatgtttttattaaaaaaaactgttCTGTTCTTTAAGAGGTCCTTTCCCGTCTAATAAGCCCGCTCCGGCTTACAAATATGTGCGTGACAAATTAATATACAAACCcgtaaacgctggaggaactcagcaggccactcagcatctatggaagagaatcaacagccgacgtttcgggctgaacccttcattaggactaagATGGAGAGTCCCGATGAATGTTTTCGACCCAAAActtcgagttcctccagcagtttgtaaacacaaagtatgctgcagatgctggggtcgaATCAACACGTACACcaagctggaggaaatcagcaggtcgggcagcatctgtggaaacgagcagcgtcatggtccggtccgtaaaATCCGCAATCCGGTTCGCGGCCCGGTCCATGTTCATTATTCCAGGTGTTCCGGGCTGCCCAGTTTCtgctgaggcagctgattctggtttgggctggcctcataagtagcttcaggattcagcctctggctgcgtTCCGGCTGGATGACGTTGGCGACTGCTGACGGGGCTTGCTGGAAGGCGGTGGTGGTGCATGTGTGAatgtggtttggaacttgttgagggaaagagagtggggaaggagcgggaattgctgggagggggttgccTGGGTCTGGCAATGGCAGACAAGgcgagaggaggggctgagggaaagagagtggagaaggagcaggatagggatttgggatcagaggtaggcagctggggagaaatggattattgtaaagggagaaataaagggaataagtgatagtgaggggatggatgaattaaaaccgagacaaagggaataaaagaataagaaatgacagtggagagagttctgaaagtgaggaagatgaacaagttcagagaggaggtgttgtcataattaggtttaatgagaaggcgcaaggacacatgaagaaaattaacccgtttgtgctaacaacaactctggcaaataagataggggaaattgtatttgcaaaagtccttaatgatggcaatctattggTAAGATTTGCaaatgaggaacaacttgagatagcactcaagctaaaagagataggaaaatgcaaggtggaatatacagggagggtgggagcacgaaatggtggttgtaaaagagtgatcacgggtgtaccaatgagtataaacatggaggagttgaagaggaatatcaaaggggggaatgtaattaatgttctaagactgaaaacaacaaaggagggaatgaaaaaggaaagtgaaacagtattgattgaatttgaagaagaaagagtgccaaggaaagtgttcctgggtttcatgagttacccagtaagagtgtatgtgccaaagccattgaggtgctataattgtcaaaggtttggacacatagctaaaaactgtaaaaggcagaggagatgtgcttgatgtggggatgatcatgaatatggaaagtgcggaacaggagtgcaaccaaaatgctgtaattgtggaggagctcatcatgtggcgtatagtgggtgtgaggttatgagacgggagaataaaattcaagaaataagagtgaaaagaaagatcacttatgcagaagctgtaagaatgtcaagagaacagaataatgctcctaatgaccagagagcaatagggatgcaagagatgcagcgaagagtaaatgacaggatttatgtggGAAAAAAAGCTCTggtaacattcattgcaggagtcatTAATAGTACGGCagaggtaaagtcaaaaagtgacaaaattcagctggtggtcatagcagcagtaaaccatttagggttagtaggactgacatgtgaagaagtgagggagaacctcactaatcagtcaagccaggaagtgtcataggttggttagtactcattatggtgattcttttgcaatggaatgcaaggagtttactggccaatggccaggaatttaaggactttattaaggaaatggttgtaaaaccggaTGTAGTGTGTACTCAGGAACcagctttagactttgtggtacatgggtatacaatgataaggaaagatagaaatctagggggaggaagaggttgtgctatgttaatcaagcaaggtataccgtatagagtactggaaaaaggagacgatcaggaatacatagtggtggaaatatgggagagaggggaaggagtggttataattaactactacaatccatgtaaaaggttggatttggacagcctactaaggatacaaggacaaagTAGAgataaagtagtgtggtgtgcggatttcaatgctcacagcacaatatggggggggggggacccgaTTACTGATTCAAATGGAacggtaattgaagatttgatggaagaaagggatttggtatgtatgaatgatggtagaggaacaaggataaacataacaacaggaactgagtcaGTATAAGATATTACATTAGTGTCTAATGTCTTGGCTGGCATCAGTAACTGGGGAGATTGtactgcttcaacagtaggcggtgatcactacccagttttatgttcagtgggtgaaagagttaaaataagaccaggtgggggagtcccaaagtgggtgtttggaaaagcagattggggtaagttccagaagttaagtgaagaagcattgacaaagattgacatttctggagatatagatgaattaagcagtcaggtgacttcagtaattattatggcagcagaaggatctatacccaggagtaaaaataggatgaatagaaaaatagtgccatggtggacagaggaatgttgtcaggctgtaaaaaacagaaatagagcattcagactagttaaaagaacccataatatgcagcatttgattcaatataagaaggcacaggcagcggtgagaagaactatacgtcaagctaaaagggcaagttggcggagtttttgcaacaaaataggaagaataATGCCTGTGGGggaggtatggggaatgattaagaggatggggggagatagaagggattgggagtatccagtaatgatatctgaggaggaaacagcagtctccagcagggataaggctgagatcatggccaagtaatttgtaaagatacatagttcagaaaatttgtctgaagaagggagaaggagaagggaaagaacaatgagtcaatactcaggtgtgttaaacaggagggaagaaacagatgatataattgatgatccatttactttggcagaaatggtgagagcaataaagagatcgaaaccaacctccccagggaaagatctaatatgctatgttatgctaaaaaatctaggagaaggagcgctcttgaagttactgcatttttataacagagtgttggaggagggaagattaccaagtgcatggaaagaagcagtagtaattccaataaggaaacctggcaaggatccgtcAAAACTCACTAGCTACAGaccaatagcactaacatcaaatatatgtaaggtaatggaaaggatgataactgaaAGGTTAATTTAGCCAATTTGTTTTTCAACTCCCATTAGCCCTTTCAATCAGGCCGGCAGCCTATGGTCTGTGGGGGCAATGGAATGTCTGTTTAATACCCAGAGCCTTGCATAGTTGGGTATTAATCTTGCCCACAAAATGAGGGCCCTTGTCAGCTACATCTGGATCCGGTAACCCGAATCTGGGAATGATTTCTTCCAACAAAATAAGCACCACGGTATCGGCTTTGTTATCTGTGGTGGGATATGCTTCAATCCATCAgctaaaaacatcaagatttacAAGACTTATAACAGTGCACGCGCGGTAATTCAATAAAATTTAGTTATGGCTGGCAGCAAAGGTTTCCTGGCAATGGGATATATCCCTTTGTGCATGGGGTGCCTTTTCCTGGATTACGTCCTTGGCATATCAGACATCGTCTGGCAACATTCTCTGCTACTCTCTCCAGGTACGGGGTCCACCATGATTCCAACCATTGCCTTACCATCCCCTCCTTGCCAAGATGAGTATTGGTATGTACAACATCTACAATAGAGTCCAGTACTGTTTCAGGTACATGCTGTTTATTAACAAGCTTGCGCTGTCAGTTGGCAAAGGGGTCTCTGCTCACCAAGTCTGTGAAATTCTGCAGCCAAGTGAGCCCAGAATTCTGTTTGGAGCTGCTGATATATATTGTTATCACATATTTTGATAAGAGTAGACTGAAAAGCTTCTCATAACACAAACAATTCTTTGTTAATCCATTATTCTCACAGAACGACTTGTCAAGCTACCAATAAGTCAACTGGGTTTTAACCCTTTCAATTCTGCATATAATTCCTCATTATCTCTTGAAGACTTTGTACAGAGACAGCTTCAAAGTGTTTCGTCTGAACAGGGGATTGATTTAAaatgtcaggtgtgtgtgtgtgtgtgtgtgtgtgtgtgtgtgtgtgtgtgtgtgtgtgtgtgtgtgtgtgtgtgtgtgtgtgtgtgtgtgtgtgtgtgtgtgtgtgtgtgtgtgtgtgtatatacgcatgagtgtgtttgtgactgtgtgtgtgtatatgcataCGCATgagtgtgtttgtgcgtgtgtgtctgtctggcagtctgtctgcgtgtgtgtctgtttctgtaagtgagcgtgtgtgtgtgtgtgtttgtgtgtgtgtgtatatgcatgagtgtgtttgtgactgtgtgtgtgcgtgtgtgtgtatgtatacgcatgagtgtgtttgtgactgtgtgtgcgcaCGTCCGTATACGTGTGTCtattgtatgtgtgtgtctgtctggcagtgtgtgtgtgtgtgtgtgtgtgtgtgtgtgtgtggtgtgtgtgtgtgtgtgtgtgtgtgtgtgtgtgtgtgtatgtacgcatgagtgtgtttgtgactgtgtgtgcgcaCGTCCGTATACGTGTGTctgttgtatgtgtgtgtgtgtgtgtgtgtgtgtgtgtgtgtgtgtgtgtgtgtgtgtgtgtgttcgtgtcatCAGAAAGATATAACTGAGCTTATATCTTTCAAATTCCTCTTTTACTTCACCTTATTTCTGGTATTCttaacttattgatttctgtaatgtATGTGTGTTTAGGATGTTTATTGCATGTTTATTTTTAACATGTTTATCCTTTGTTATTAATGGATTCTCCTATCTATAATAACAGATCGgtctcagtattattattttccttttctatttgcacagtttattgctaTTTGCACATAGGCTTGCTTTCCATCTTGTGgtgtgaggtctttcattgattctattatgtttctccTACTGCGGTACACcggcaagaaaacgaatctcaggcttctgtatggtgacatatatgcaatttgataatacatttactttgatctttcagCCTTGTAGTGGATGATCTACAGCAACGGAAGACCATGCACAGAcacacagtggtcactttattagatgcaGGAGGTATCTAAGAAAGAGGTCACTGAGTGTTCGCTACAATGCAACAACATGTAACACACTCAGAAGGAGTATGACCCAAGACTCCATCTTAACTGATTGTTTAATGCCCCGGTCCAACAGGGACTAGTGGAGGAGTTATTCAGACAATCTCGAAAATAGAGTTCACTAGAGGTTATCTCTGGGTTTCTATTTGTGAAAGCTACGTGTTTCATTACACACTTATACTCCTAGAGGGCGGCATGGAACCCAACCCGGTTACTTCTGCGACTTAAATCtgtttaatattttaataattcGGATGAACGGATATTTCAAGGCAAGTGTGAGGCGCATCCTGAACTTGGACTGGGTGACCACATAAATAAAGGAGTTCGTGCAGGAGCTTAAGTTCAGGAACATGTATCCGACGCGTCGGAAAATATATTCGGAGTCATTGTAATTGGTCCCTTTCACGTTATAGTACAGGAAGTTTATAACGTACAATGACCACAGAGTAACGAAACTACCAGAGATGGCAAACAAGAGAACAATAGACTTCCTTCTGCCTGCTATCTCTGGGTCGCTGCGGTTGCTTTGACCCCTCAGACCCTTGCGAAGTTGACTGGCCACCAGAATGTGTCTGACCGTCAAGGCATTGAACAGGAATATTAAGGCGAAGGGGAGCACCGGGGTGAGAGTCCTATCAAGCCAGACAAAAGCCAGCCATGCCGTCTCGGTGTAGATGCTTGGCTTTGGATTACAGTGCCAGGGTACCCCGTTGATGGTCATTCTAGGTACAATGGCGAAGTAGTAAGGGATATTTTTCAAGAAGAACAGAACGCCGGTTATCACGAGCACCGTCATTGCCGTTTGCTCGGTGCAATAGCTCGTTCTCAGCTTGGGGCAACCAATGGCGACGAACCTGTCGAAAGTGAAGTCCACCGTGAACCAGACTGAGAGGTCCAGCGCCGCGCGTTTGAGCACGCTCCGCACGCTGCACCCGGGGGTGAGATCCAGGAAGGTTCCCGGGAAGTAATACTCTTTGAGCCGCCACAGTATGACATCAGCCACCGCCAACAGCAGGTCCGACGCCGCCATCGCAGTGagatagcgagtggtgcaggcAGAGAGGCCGCAATTTCCGCCGGACAGAATCAAAATCGCCGCTACATTTACTgcgaaagaagaagaagaaaaaaattataaaagagCACATAACAAAAGGACTGTATATTCACCTTATtctagatgtgcagtagagagcatccgaacaagctgcatcattgcatggtacagaaactgcacagcaGCGGGCAGGAAGGCTTTGCAATGGGTACTTAAAGTTCCCCAACACATCATTGGCACCGTCCTTCCAACCATCAAagg encodes:
- the LOC140715645 gene encoding probable G-protein coupled receptor 139; translated protein: MAVRYGVVALRQDPPLYAADESKGTAETVQTVNVAAILILSGGNCGLSACTTRYLTAMAASDLLLAVADVILWRLKEYYFPGTFLDLTPGCSVRSVLKRAALDLSVWFTVDFTFDRFVAIGCPKLRTSYCTEQTAMTVLVITGVLFFLKNIPYYFAIVPRMTINGVPWHCNPKPSIYTETAWLAFVWLDRTLTPVLPFALIFLFNALTVRHILVASQLRKGLRGQSNRSDPEIAGRRKSIVLLFAISGSFVTLWSLYVINFLYYNVKGTNYNDSEYIFRRVGYMFLNLSSCTNSFIYVVTQSKFRMRLTLALKYPFIRIIKILNRFKSQK